The window CATTTCTTCAAACAAGTAAAAATTTGATATCAGACaaagaattaaaataattttttttatcgaaAACAATTCCTAGTAAAACTCAAACGTATATAAATAATCCAAAAGTCCATAATTTGTTAATACTTTAACAATCATCCTAGAAATTGTACATAATATAACTCATTATTGATCATGTCCCTAAAAATACTcattcatttaatttaaatcaatcCATCTCGAATGCTCTTCAATTGTCATTTTCACGAAATCCATCTTTTTTTATCTGGTGTTAAGCAGATCAAGCAACTTGTATCGAGTACGGTTATCCAAATTTGAGACTTCCTTGATAACGTCTCAACAAGTGTCACATGCATTCCCTATTGATTATATATTAGAAACTACATTATCAAGAGTGTTAGATATTTCACGCATATTATTTGGGTATCTCAAATAAATTAGTTTCCCTATTTTCTTATATCTCGAATGTTCTTGCATCAGTGTCATCTTCTAGTCCAATTGAGTATTTCTCAGTAGAAGTTCATGTCCCAACCACAATTCTCAAATCTTCATAATTCTCAAAAATGTTCGTCGGATAGTGTTCATGTTTAGGATGAGACTGataaagaataaaaaatataaggTGTTAAAACTAGTTATAATTCTCATTATAAAtagaaattttattattttaacttAAAGACTCTTGTCTTAAAATAATCCTCTCATATTTCGTTTTTAGCAGTGAATTTTTTCGTTACAAAATCCCATCCAAAACTAGAGTCATGAAGTAAAAtctcataataattattgtgtCGTTGTTTGAACAACTTTGATATTGTGTAATAGTCTCTTCACATCCAAGTTTTTCGTTTAGAGTAAGAAGTATTTTTTAtctatgtttttttttgttaaatactTCATTTTTATCACGTCATTCTTGCATTGCAGCATCAACAATGACTTTTAGCAATTCATTACTCTATTCAGTTGTCCACACATTATATTTGCTTGTGAATATCTCATAGATAGTATTACTTGTATAAGATAGAAAATATACAATGATAAAAAGCTAACAAGTATATAATTTTACTAGGTATTGACCAacataatcaaataacaaataaGTCCCGGacacaaaataaaatcaatgaaTATTGACATGAGGAAGTCTGTTTTTATTTGTATAAAAGCTAGTAAATAATTTATTGGTCtatgattttaattgttcaCTATTATTATCTTGAGTATTACATATTTTTGGTGGATTTCTCTCCGTTGAGGAACTTTTTGTTCTTGTAATCTcgtttaaaatgatttacgattattttattaagtgaaAAAAAATGGAATTCATTGTAATTAGAAGTATTACTTGTTGGGTCATCTGttagacagatatcttattattatctgtgaaacggatatcttatttgggtcatccatgaaaaagtattactttttatgttaagagtattattttttattgcgaatatcggtaaggttgatccgtctcacatattaagatcaaTGAGACCTACTCAATCGGCAATATTGTTTTTTTAGAGATCCTATTACAAAACCTCATCAAAACTAAAATAAGAGTTATATATGTTTCAGAATTCCCACACCCTGAAGTAAATGTAATTAGATTAGGAGGTAATCAAGTAAACTCTTTTACCCGACTTTATTGATATTAACAAATAAGAGCTATATATGTTACTGAGATTTTAATCGATATATTTTTCTCATTTATACAAGAGTAGGTCTTttatgagacagtctcacggatctttatctgtgagactggtcaaccctaccgatattcacaataaaaagtaatactcttaggctacgtttggtttggaggataaaataatgaaatgattAAAAGAGAAATGATAAAAAAGAATGATTgaagtaaaaatataatatataatgataaaataatattatgtttggtatgatggATAAGAATgtgataattaataattttttgatgaattgaCAAAATTGCCCTTCCATTTGTGCGTCGGCGGTGGTCGGCCGGCGGTGGCAGCCGGTCGGTTGGTCGGAAGCATCGGCGGTCAGCCGGAAGTGGTGGCGACGGTCGGCGGTGGTCGGCCGGAAGCGGCGGGGGTGGTCGGCCAGAAGCGATGGCGGCGATCGGCCAGAAGCGGCAGTCGGCGGCAGGGGTTGGCAGTGGGCGGTCAGTGGAAGGAAAtggtggtgagtttggatttaggagaagggtaaaattgaaaaaatattatggATTAAGGGtgtgataaataatcctagggggtgagtaagtattattttaacctacctaatataatcTAATCGTTCATAGGAGGGActgacttggttaaataaaaaACGTACCAAACGAGTGATTAGGtgggttaaaaaaaaataaacccacCTAATCAAGACAACCAAACActaccttagcataaaaagtaatacattttcatggataatccaaataagatattcgtctcacaaaatacgtctgtgagatcgtttcacacaagtttttgtctttataCAATATTGTAGTTTTTTAAATCACATCAAATTAACAAAAATattctaatttttttcaaaagaaTGAATATTTGAGTAGAGAAAACAAAACATATAATTAGAGAAATAAGATATGTTTAATTCCTAACTAGAAACCACAacttttggtttgagaaaatacGGATACcaaaacatattatttattaaaaaaatcgaAAGTCAGATATACAGACTTCCTCATATCATATTATATGCAAAAATTTGGCACAcacataaacaaaaaaaaaacaaacaacgAACGAAACACAGAAAGATAtgcatacaaatcataatatgtttttttttatcaaatcaataataattcaaGAAAGGAATCACAAGTCTGAAATTCGAGTAACCCTCGAGTTTTAAGGTTTGTAAGTAAAGAATTATATTCGAATCATTATAAATCTATGAAAATATTTGAtatctaaattttttaaaaatcaaattaatttgAATATCACTgaacttttatattgtttataaaaatctatatatttagattttaaactctataaaaaataataaaaataattaaatttctaaaattgAATACATATCCCTTATTCTTCGTGAAGATTTTGATTTACGAGCATACGTAATAAGGatttttggaaagaaaaattggTGAGTCGTAATGAGACAATGCTAGTCCATCATAGCAATAAATAGACATTCTTATTACCTGATTGAATGATAGTGCTTGTCCATCCTTGTTTACTTTATTCGACAACGgggaataaatattattatatattatccTTCATTATCGGCTCCTTCAAGTTTAAAACCTTTTCAaaagtattatatttttatttaaaaaaatatatattttagtaCATTTATCTATttccatttttcaaaatttttaaaaatattaaatattttatttaatctttatctaaactttttaaaatttaaattttttttaaaaaaatcactaGTATTAGGTGGGTGATGCTTTAAATGCACCAAATCGACAAATAGAGAACAATCTTTTTATCTAATTCCGATTTAGTTGTGGGAAAGTGGATTCCTACAAGAACTCAATTCTCGTGGAATATTCTCTTATTCCCTcgtaaaaaaattcataattaccCTTAAATTACACCCGGCCGTTGGATGAAACTAATCCAGCGGCTGATTTTGACCACAAGAATCGAATAACAATTTTTATCTCAGAGTAATATTCCATTAGAATCTAATTTGAATCATATCCCACTTGGATTTTCTTCCAACCCTATATATTTATACCCCTTACCCTCTACGAGTCTCGACGTGTATCAAGTTCTATACGTACGTATATATTTGTTCAATGGCCGGAATCGTGGTGGTTTTCGACTTTGACAAGACGATCATCGAGCCCGATAGCGATAATTGGGTGGTGGACGAGCTTGGCGCCACCGATTTGTTCAACCAGCTTCTGCCCACCATGCCTTGGAACTCTCTCATGGTACGTACGTGCAACTTTCTTGATAGGTTGTGTCTGTgtatgtgtgtatgtgtgtgtatatatatatatttatatatttatatgttttttgtttttaaaaaaaatacaggaTAGGATGATGATAGAGCTTAATGCACAAGGAAAAACCATTGAAGACATTGAACAAGTGCTGAGGAGGGTCCCGATACATCCTAGGATAATCTTTGCAATCAAAACGGCACATGCTttagggtatatatatataattctcaTGATACATGCATACGAATTCCGAAATTTTTCGGGTTTTTGATCTATGTTTTTGTGAATTAGGTGTGATATGAGGATAGTGAGTGATGCAAACATCTTTTTCATCGAGACAATACTTGATCACCTCGGAATAAAACACTGCTTCTCCGAGATCAACACGAACCCGAGCTACCGGGACGATGAAGGGAGGTTGAGGATTTCTCCATACAATGATTTCAAGTCATCTCCCCACGGCTGCATTAATCCTTGCCCTCCAAACATGTGCAAGGTATAATATTATCATACATGTTTATTATTTGAACGTGTCCTGACTCCTGAATCTGATCTTGCGTTTGTTTAATCGATGAAAGGGTATGATTCTCGAAAGGATCAAATGCTCTGTAGCCAAAGAAGGGAAGAAAAGGATGATCTATCTCGGCGACGGGATGGGCGATTTCTGCCCGAGTTTGAAGCTGGAGGAAGGAGACTTCATGATGCCACGAAAGAACTTCCCAGTGTGGAATTTGATACGCGAAAATCAGGGATGTATACGGGCCGAAATCCATGAATGGGTGGATGGAGCAGAGCTTGAAAGTGTTCTTCTAAAACTTATAGAAAAAATCAGGATCCAAGAAAGCTCGGTTCAACCTTTAACGGTGGACTGCAAGTTCGATAGCATTCCAATGGCAGCCAGGCCCCATGTCCTTCGAGTCCGGCAATAGATCATATGGTTTTTATTAAACTGATTTCACTTTGTTTTTTTCCTCCCTTTTTTCTCTTGTTTGCGTGGCAAGAATACGCGTTCGTACTTGTTCGACATTCAGCATGTTTAAGATTAAGATGAGATTATATTTTGTATTTGAAATCCTCAGATTAGCAACTTTTGGTTGGATTGGACTATATCCAAGAGGAATGATATATGGTTTTCTTGGGAAAAAAAAGTTTTATGATATTCTCATTTTGATGATATATCACAAGAAATTTGGATGATCGATAAGActcaagagtaggtctcatttgagaccgtctcacggatcttaatatgtgagacgagtcaacctacctatattcacaataaaaagtaatactcttagcataaaagtaatactttttcatcgataacacaaataagatatccgtctcacaaatacaacccgtgagaccgtctcacacaagtttttgccaagacTCAAAGCTCCATCAACGAAAATCACATCATTGAATATATGCATAGTGTTTTCTTGGCAattaaatctatatatatatatataattaataatataagaGGGCAAAATATGGATAcccataaaaaattaaattgggtatatttcaaaaaatgaagttgatcaattaattttttaaataatatcccAAAAATAAATCGTaaaagataatttttttaaatatttattgatCTTTAAAAATTGTGATATCATAGTGAGTCATAAtataattgttaaaaaaattaaaaatttaaattattacgAAAACgcaaaaaaaatataaagagGTCCTATGCTCAGATAGATGAAACAGCATACCATACCTAAGTCGGTGGCCAACTGCGGGAATCGACAATGGCGGCTCCTCCCATCTTCAGATCCTCCTTCCTCTACCCCCAGCCGCTTTTCCACCACTCATCCGCCATCTCTCCGGAGATTCGTCTCACCCCGGTCATCAGAGCCACTGCCACGTCCTCCGGATCCGCCGCCGTACCCCCACCACCACCTTCATCCAACCACCTCAAAAGCCGCCGCTCGGCAGACGAGAATATTCGGGACGAGGCCCGACGCCATACGTCATCCCATAGCTTCTCCGCCAAGTACGTTCCGTTCAACGCTGAACCCACGTCCAATGAATTCTATTCGCTCGACGAGATCGTCTACAGGAGCCGATCCGGCGGTCTGCTCGACGTTGAGCATGATATGGAGGCGTTGAAGAAATTTGACGGTGAATATTGGCGTTCGTTGTTTGATTCACGCGTGGGCAAGACGACATGGCCTTACGGTTCCGGTGTTTGGTCCAAGAAAGAATGGGTTTTACCCGAGATCGATAGCGATGATATCGTTAGTGCATTTGAGGGGAACTCGAATCTGTTTTGGGCTGAGCGTTTCGGTAAGCAGTTTCTAGGCATGAGTGATTTGTGGGTGAAACATTGTGGTATCAGCCACACTGGTAGTTTTAAGGATTTGGGCATGACTGTTTTGGTGAGTCAAGTGAATCGGTTGCGTAAAATGAACCGGCCATTGGTGGGTGTGGGTTGTGCGTCAACTGGTGATACATCTGCTGCTTTATCAGCTTATTGCGCTGCGGCTGGGATTCCATCCATCGTGTTTTTGCCTGCAAACCGGATTTCTCTCGCTCAGCTGGTTCAGCCAATTGCTAATGGAGCTTTCGTGCTCAGCATTGATACGGATTTTGATGGCTGTATGCATTTGATAAGGGAAATTACAGCGGAGCTGCCTATATATTTGGCAAATTCACTGAATAGTTTGAGATTAGAAGGCCAGAAAACTGCAGCTATTGAGATTTTGCAACAGTTTGATTGGCAAGTTCCTGATTGGGTGATTGTTCCTGGTGGAAATCTTGGTAATATATATGCATTTTACAAAGGGTTCCAAATGTGCAAAGAGCTGGGGTTAGTTGATAGGATCCCAAGGCTTGTTTGTGCTCAGGCAGCAAATGCCAATCCTCTATATTTGCATTACAAATCAGGCTGGAAGGACTTTAAGGCTGTGAAGGCGGGAACAACTTTTGCATCAGCTATTCAGATTGGCGATCCGGTTTCTATTGATAGAGCGGTGTATGCACTGAGGAATTCAAATGGGATTGTGGAGGAAGCGACAGAGGAGGAGTTGATGGATGCTATGGCGCAGGCCGACTCTACTGGGATGTTTATATGCCCGCACACTGGCGTGGCATTGACCGCATTGATAAAATTGAGGAATAGTGGGATTATTGCACCAACAGACAGGACCGTGGTGGTGAGTACTGCTCATGGATTGAAGTTTACACAGTCCAAGGTTGATTACCATTCCAATCAGATCAAAGAAATGACTTGCCGGTATGCAAACCCGCCTGTGCAAGTTAAGGCGGATTTTGGGTTGGTTATGGATGTTCTGAAGACGTATTTGCTCGACAAGGATTCCAAAATGCATTGAGTGCTTAAAATGTGTTGTTTTGTCTTGCTATTAGTCTTGAATTGAGCTGGTTAGCTAGCTGTAGAGACTCGATTTACCTTTGCCGTTATTATTGAtggaatttttgtttttaattaacaATGTTTTGAGTTTATCATTTGTTTTTGAAGCCTTTATCAATAGCATAAGTCATGCTACTGTTTTTTGTCTTACTTTTTATCGTGGTCTCTTTTCAATGAGGCTCAATTAATTTATGCATAAAATGTTATCATTATTTTTCTGCTTCAAAGGTGCTTGCTATTCCCCCTCCACTAGCCAATTGTTGGAGGGGCTGCACTCACCCAGTTGCTTCAGATTAACTCTATCGTGAACTAATCTGGTGGTACACAAATTTTGTTGATTGTCATGCCATTTTCTTTGCTTTTTCATAGACATCTCTCTGAGAGGAAGTTTTAACGCCAAAGTAACTCTGTTGATTGTCATGCCATTTTCTTCCAGCCTAGTACTTCcttctgatcgagaatcagaaGTGAAATGGAAAAGGGAGAACAGTGTTTCTCACCAAAGCAAGGGGGATTTGAATAATCAAGACAATTTTCTTAGAGCAGGATTATTACAGAGCATGCATACCGTCAGCCCTTACAATTCTTGCCCTGTTTTTGGTGTTTAAATTTAGTACTTGGTAAAAACCCTCACCTATTCTCTCTGTCCAGTTTGAGAAATAGGTTCTTTGATGCAATAACATCAAATTTTTGTATGAGGTAATTGTTCAGATATCACGAACTAGTTATTTAGTGTAGAATCTTGCACGTGTAGGGGCATATGTTTGGGATAGAGGATATTTTGTAATTAAAAACCTGTGACATCAGGAGGTTGAGAAGGGTTTCCCTTGTCTCCATTTCATCTCATATGGTGGAAAAAACCTATTCTTGAGGGTTTCCTACCAAATCTTGTTAAGAGCTTTGGTTTTCCTTTTTGCAGGATCTTCTCAACGTGTTTACCTTGTTGGAGTCGTGGGTATGCTTTGTTactgtttgtttttttttttcttttttgaagGCTAGATGCTATAATTGGTCTGTTATACGTGTCGGGGTTTACATTTTTTGTGGTTGGATGCTATAATCCTCTTTATTCTTGTCTGTTTAGTTGTTTTCTTTCAAGAACTGAACTTAGTTTATCTCAGCCTTAGCCAAGGACTTTTGGTAGTTATTAGTTTGACATGAAACATGTTATTCTTTACGCAATTTGTCGATCTTCCAGTGTTTGTTGCTAGAACTGATTAAtcgaagaagagattgaccattttgatttaaatagtGTTGCCATGGCTTTTTATTTGTATGGCAACGAAGTGAAACTATGGGGGAGGATGTGTCTACTCCAGTTCAATTACACTTCGCTTAGTTAATCCTCAGTGAAAATTTGGGTGCAgacgttttaaaaaaaaatggataCACGTGTGTCGTATAGCAACTAGTGGGCAGTGATACACTGAATCTACTGGTCACTGGATAAACAAATCAACGAAGTTCTCTAGCACCACTAATCTATCGTCCGTGACTCTAAATTCTGGTGCCAAAATGAATGGCCTATGTAAGTTCACGGCTTCTCAACCCCACCACCTTCCTTGTATATAAACCAACATATAGTATGTATAGAGCCACAAAGACTCCTTGATAATCAATGGATTTCTCCTATCGAAAGTTTGAaattttcagtatgtttttcaTGGCATCTTTTTTAGCCAACAACATAAATGTTATTCAGTGGGCCGATGCCCAAATGCTTTGCAATATGACCTTTGAGGGTCTCATGGCATGCGAGCCAGCGGCTGCGCTCCCAAGTCCTCCAATGCCCTCGACCACCTGTTGCTCCGCCCTCTCCCATGCAAACATGTCGTGCCTCTGCTCTTTCAAGAACTCAAGGATGTTGCCTTCACTCGGCATTGATCCTACTCTTGCCATGCAGCTTCCTGAAAAGTGCAAGCTCTCCCATCCGGCAGCACAATGCTAGAAGGATCACTTAAAATTAAGACTACTCGGGTGTTGTATAACTCGAAAGTTAGCAAGGGTGTTTAATTGATCCTAAGGAGCATTTTACGAATGTGGGTACATTTTGTTTGTATTATGAGCTTTTCTAGGTTTTCGTCTTGTGTAGCGTGTGACTGTGGTTATTGATGTGCAACAAAAAAATACGTATGTTCT is drawn from Primulina eburnea isolate SZY01 chromosome 10, ASM2296580v1, whole genome shotgun sequence and contains these coding sequences:
- the LOC140803505 gene encoding inorganic pyrophosphatase 1, whose translation is MAGIVVVFDFDKTIIEPDSDNWVVDELGATDLFNQLLPTMPWNSLMDRMMIELNAQGKTIEDIEQVLRRVPIHPRIIFAIKTAHALGCDMRIVSDANIFFIETILDHLGIKHCFSEINTNPSYRDDEGRLRISPYNDFKSSPHGCINPCPPNMCKGMILERIKCSVAKEGKKRMIYLGDGMGDFCPSLKLEEGDFMMPRKNFPVWNLIRENQGCIRAEIHEWVDGAELESVLLKLIEKIRIQESSVQPLTVDCKFDSIPMAARPHVLRVRQ
- the LOC140803504 gene encoding threonine synthase, chloroplastic-like, giving the protein MAAPPIFRSSFLYPQPLFHHSSAISPEIRLTPVIRATATSSGSAAVPPPPPSSNHLKSRRSADENIRDEARRHTSSHSFSAKYVPFNAEPTSNEFYSLDEIVYRSRSGGLLDVEHDMEALKKFDGEYWRSLFDSRVGKTTWPYGSGVWSKKEWVLPEIDSDDIVSAFEGNSNLFWAERFGKQFLGMSDLWVKHCGISHTGSFKDLGMTVLVSQVNRLRKMNRPLVGVGCASTGDTSAALSAYCAAAGIPSIVFLPANRISLAQLVQPIANGAFVLSIDTDFDGCMHLIREITAELPIYLANSLNSLRLEGQKTAAIEILQQFDWQVPDWVIVPGGNLGNIYAFYKGFQMCKELGLVDRIPRLVCAQAANANPLYLHYKSGWKDFKAVKAGTTFASAIQIGDPVSIDRAVYALRNSNGIVEEATEEELMDAMAQADSTGMFICPHTGVALTALIKLRNSGIIAPTDRTVVVSTAHGLKFTQSKVDYHSNQIKEMTCRYANPPVQVKADFGLVMDVLKTYLLDKDSKMH